GTCTGCACCGTCGGGTCGGCCGGCCAGGGTAAGCGCGATCGTGCGGGCACCACCGGAACCGAAGCGGTCGACGGCGAGTGCGTAGCAGGACAGGACGGCCGCAGTCGGGGTGATGCCGTGCGCGGCCGCGATGCGCTGGGTGCGGTCCCACGTTGCGGCATCTAGCTGGCGGCGGTGCCGCCGGAATCGGTGCCGACTGGCCACCGCCTGTTGCCCCACGAGTTGCGGCGCGTCCGGCAGTTTCGCTGCCCGCGAAGCCCACCAGTCGCGGTCCTGCTCGAGCGGGAGCAAGCCCGCGGCGTGTTCCACGAACCGCACGCCCGGGGTTGGGAGCGCTGCGTGCGGATCGTCGAACACCTCGCCCCACTGGCGCATCAGAAGCCGCCAACTCGTCAGGTCAACGACGAGAGCATCGAGGCCAACCATCACCCGCACGCACCCATCCGGGAGTAGCAAGACACCGACATAGAACAGCGGCCCATCCTCCACGGTCAGCACTTGGTGGCTGCGGTCGGCGCGCACTGATTGAGCGCGTTGCTCGGCGTCCTCGGCACGACGTAGGTCAAGCACGTCGAGGTCCCAGTTCACGTCTCGACGCACGCGTTGTCGCCCGTCGCGGGTGACCTCGATCCGCAGCGCGTCGTGATGGGCGACCAGCCGGGCCCAAGATCGCTCGATTTCCCGGCAAAAGCGGTCGACATCGTCGGGCGCACTTTCGTACTCGTTGTACCAGTAGGTGGCGACGCCGCCGAGGTCCATATCCGCATCACGCCCGGTCCAGTAGGCCGCCTGCACCTCGGTGAGAGCGCCTACTGGCTGCGGCATCGCCGAATCGGTCGCCACTGCGTGAATAGTTTCAGCTTCGACCACCACACGCACCAGGTCGGCGACGGTGCGCTCGCCGGTGAGGTCAATCAGCGCAACCCTCCGGCCCAGCCGCTGTCCTATGAGGTGCCGCAGACGCAGTGCTTCGCGCGACTGCAGTCCCAGGTCAGCCAGGGTGATCGAGTCTGTCGGCGCGGCTGCGCCGACTGTCTCTCGCGAGCCAAGCACCTCCGCGAGCAAGGCGAGTACGTCGGGTGCGCGAACGTCTTCAGCGGCCAGGGTCATCGAAACCTCCAATTGCGACTGATTATCATTATGCGCATGACGTCGTCCGCTCTCTCACAGCGCCCCGGCACGGCACGCTCGCAACTCCTCACCGGCGTGCGATGCCGACTGCTCTGCGCGATCGGGGTTCACGCGATCGCGACCGTCGCCGGCGTACTTCCGCTTCTGGCGTTGATCGAGCTCGCGCGCGCCGTCGACTCGGGACGCACCGAGGACCTGACTGCGTGGATTGCGCTCGGGATCGGCGCTGCAGTGTCACGCGCACTCGTGTTACCCGTGGCGTTCACCCTCAGTCACCGCGCCGACGCCGATCTACAGCAATCCTTACGTCGCCGGATCACCAATCACCTCAGCAAACTCCCGTTGCGATACTTCGACGACGCGTCCTCAGCCAGCATCAAACGGGTCGCCTCAGACGACGTCGGTGCGTTGCATCACCTCATCGGGCATGCCTTGTTGGACATCACCGCGCTCGCGGTTGCGCCCATCGCGGTCATCATCATCCTGCTGATCACTGCACCCGTACTCGCTCCGGTGGCGTTGATTCCCGTCATAGCGGGCATCTGGCTAAACCGACGGTCCTTGGCACGCATTGGGGCCACGATGCCGACGTACCAGCGGGCGGTCGGTGAGTTGGACGCCGCGTCAACCGAACTGGTCCGCGCGATCGCCTCCGTCCGCCTGTACGGAGGCGAAAACCGTGTGCACTCCCGATTCGATGAGGCGCGCATCGGTTATGCGGGGTTCATCCACCAATGGGCACGAGATCTGACCGGCGCACTTACCCGCAACCACCTCGCGTTCAGCCCGTTGACGTCGATGGCCGTGGTCGCCTCACTCGGCGCCGCATTGTGGGCGTGGGGCATCACCGACTGGGTCTCCGTCGCGGCGGCCGTCCTACTCTCCCCGGCCCTCGGCGCTCCGTTCTTACCGCTCGGGTTCGCGCTCCAGGACGTGATGCGGGGCCGCGCGGCGTTGGCGAGGATTGCCGCTTTCCTGAATCTACCTACGATCCGCAACTCTGCGGTGCTGCCAGCGCCCACGGCCGGCCAGCAAGTCACCATACATATCGAGGATGTCGGCGTCGCGTACGGCGAGCACCAGGCTGTCGCCGGAGTCAGCATGACCCTTCAGCCCGGAACGGTCACCGCGCTCGTGGGGCGCTCAGGATCGGGCAAGTCGACCATCGCGCAGGTCGTCGCGGGCCTCCGGCCGGCATCCTCGGGGCGAGTGCTGCTCGATCGGACCGACTATGTCGATCTCGACGAATCGGACATCGTCGCGCGCGTGGCCTGGGTTCCACCCGATCCCCGTTTGCTGCGAGCTTCCGTCGGCGAGAACATCTCTCTGGCGATGCCGAGCGCTTCGCCAGATCAGATCGAGCGGGCCGCACGCTCGGCACACATCCACGATCGGATCCTCGAGTTGCCCGCCGGCTACGACACCATGCTCGGCGACGGTACCGAACTGTCCGGGGGGCAGGCGCAACGGGTGTGCCTGGCTCGCGCGCTCCTGGCGCAGCGGCCCGTCCTCGTGCTGGACGAGGCGACGTCGGCGCTCGATGGGGATACCCAAAACGACGTGCTTGCCTCTCTAGCTGATGCTCAGTCCGGGCGCACGGTGCTGATCGTTGCCCATCGGCTACGCACCGTGCGCGACGCTGACGAAATCGTCGTACTAGAGCGCGGACAGATCCTCGAGCGAGGAACGCATGACGATTTGCTCGCGGCATCGGGGCACTACTGGCGTCTGTGGAATGAGCAGCAGGCGGTGGTCGCGTGATGACCGCGGCCGGCCGATCGATCCGAACCTCGCAATCTGCCGGCGGGACTCACGATCTGACTGACCTACGCCGCGCGCCGGGGATACGGCGCGCCTTCCTGGTTCTGCTCGCCGCGGCCGTGGCGCAGGGTGTCGGGATCGCCGCCATACTGCCGTTCTTTCACGCAATCGCCGATGAGCGATCCGTCTTACCAGCGCTCGCGGCATTGCTCGGGTTATGGCTTGCCTGGGGCGTTCTGCAAGCGGTCGGAATCGCTCTCGCGCGATCGCACGGTTACGCGCTTGCCGGACCACTGCAGCAACGGATCGGCGCACACGTCTCGCTGGTCCCGCCTGGTTCGCTGAGCGGCCCCGCCGTCGGCACGGTCAGCAGACTCGCCGTCGGAGATGTGATGAACCTGATTACTCGGCCCGCGCACCTACTGGATCCGCTGACCTGCTCGGTCGTTATTCCAGTGACCGCGCTGACCGCGGCTGCGTTCGTCGAACCTGTCCTCGGCCTCTGCGCCCTGGTCTTGTTGCCGCTGGTTCTGGCGGCGCATCGGTGGTGCGGCGCTCGGGTCGAACGCAGCGATAACGAACTACATGAGGCCGCAGCAGAGGCCACCGCCCACCTCATCGAGCTGGCCGAACTGCAGCCGGTACTGCGCTCGGCCGGGCGTGCGGACGATCCACAAGGGCGAGTCGGCCAGGCCTTGGATGAGGTCGACCGACGGACTCGCCGCATGCTGCGCAGTGCGATCCCCGGCCTAGCCGGTTACACCGTCGTCGTGCAGATCATGACCGCCCTGCTCGTCGCACTCATCGGCGTGGCCGCGCTGAACGGGTGGATAGACGCCGCCAGCATTCTGGTACTCGCGGTGTTGGTGGTGCGGACCGGCGAGCAATTACTCCACGCTGGCGAACACGCGGGTGCCAGCCGCTTAGCTGCTGCCGCACAGCGCCGCATCGACGACTTCCTCGCAACACCGAAACTCCCCGAGCCCGCCCGAGAGCCGGTCACCACCCGAACCGCGACGCCACCAGCGGTCGACCGATGCGCAGCGAGGAACGAGACACGCGCAGCGGAGATGCCGCAGGACACTCAAGTCAGCAGCCAACCCACCGACTCACCGACAGCCTCCGGCCCACCACCAGCACCCGACAGGCCGCTACGAACCAACGGCGTCGCGGTGTCGTTGGAGGACGTGTCCGTGGTGTACGCCGACGGCACCGAGGCATTGCGCGATCTCAGCATCGACATCCCGGCCGGGGCGATCGTTGCGTTGGTCGGGGCCTCCGGCGCCGGCAAGAGCACGATCGTGCAGTTGCTAACCCGAATGCTGGATCCAACTTCTGGGGCCGTACGACTCGACGGCGTCGATCTGCGCGACTTGGGTAGCGCCGGCGTCGCGCAACTGGTGGCTCCTGTATTTCAACAGACCTACCTGTTCGACGACACCCTCCGCGCGAATATTGCTCTCGGCCGACCAGGAGCAACCGCCGCTGAGATCCAGGCGGCCGGGCGAGTCGCCGGACTCGACGAGGTCGTTGCGCGGCTACCCAGCGGATGGGACGCCTCGGTCGGTGAAGGCGGCATGTTGCTGTCCTCTGGCGAGCGACAGCGAGTCGCGATCGCGCGTGCGGTACTCAAACGGGCCCCGCTGCTGGTACTCGACGAATTCACCTCCGTACTGGATGCGCGGACCGAAGCCGAGGTCATAGCGGCGCTCGCGGCAGCCGTCGACGGATCAACCGTCGTGATCGTCACCCACAGCCCCGCGGTGATCGCCGCCGCCGACACCGTCATCACCATTACAAGTCCCGATAACGCCACACCCCAACTTTCCACACAGCATTAAGGAGCACATATGTATGACGTCCTCATCGTCGGCGCCGGACCGGCCGGGCTCAACGCCGCGATGGTCCTCGGCCGACAACGTCGCGACGTACTCGTCGTCGACAGCGGTACGCCGCGCAACGCGCCCGCCAAAGAGATGCACATGTTTCTGGGACGCGACGGAACCGACCCTGCCGATCTGCGTGCGGACGGCCGGGCCGAACTTGCGGCGTACCCGAGCGTGCGTATCCAGGAAGGATTCGTGCACACGGCGACCGGAGCGGCAGACGACTTTCGCGCGATCCTCGCCGACGGTTCTGAGGTACACGCGAAGCGCATCCTGCTGGCCTCCGGATTGATTGACCACTTCCCGAATATACCTGGGTTGCGCGAGCGGTTCGGCAGTACCGTCCGGCACTGCCCGTTCTGCCACGGCTGGGAGAGCCGCGATCAGCCGCTCGCCGTGCTCGGCGGTTCAACCACTGCGGCGATGCAGGCCCGCTATATCGCCGATCGGTTTTCCACAGATGTGGTGCTCACAACGAACGGCCCGGTGGACGCCGACGCGAACGTACTCTCTTCCCTCGCCATACATGACATCCGAGTAGACGAGCGGTCGATTGCACGCTTGGACGGTGAAGGCGACCTGCGGATCGTCTACACAGACGGTGATGTGCTCAAGCGCGTCGCGATGTTCGCGTTTCCGTCGACGACGCCGCAAAGCGCTATCGGCGAACAACTCGGCGCGCGGCTGACGCCGGGTGGAAGCGTCATCGTCGATCCGTTCGGCCGCAGTAGCGTTCCCGGACTGAGCGCCGCCGGCGACGCTGCCCAGGCAGAAGTGCTATCCGGTCCACCGTCGTCCGTAATCGCTTCGGCCGGCGCCGGGGCGTCAACCGCGATGTGGCTGGAGCAAGAGCTGTTCCGCAGTTCCCTCAACATCACGCTGCCCGCATAATCTGAGAGGTGCACAGCAATGACCGTTGACCCGAACAATAACGGCGATTCGGGCCAAGACCCGCGGCCCACGACCATCGATTCCGATCTGCCTCGCCGCGTTGGGTCCGCAATCGGTGCGGATGGCGGCGCGCAAGGCCGACGGGTGGACCACCACCATGTTCTGGGCCGAGCGGATCTTTTCGCCGAGAAGCGCAAGGAAGAGGCTGCCGCGGCATTTCGATCGGAGTCTCTGGACGGCGTTTCGTTGATCGGTTCTCGGCGGCACGGCACCGACCGATTCGCCGCGTTCGCGTCCGCCGGCCTCGACATGCTCAACGTCACGTTAGGGGGTGAAACGCTCGATGAGCGAGTGCACCGGCTACAACTGGTGAAAGAGTTGACCGATTCGCTGTGATCGGAGCGACCAACCGGTGGCGCCGATCATAGTGTGACGGTCAGCCCGACGCAGCAGTGGTGCCCAGCGACTGGTAGAACGGATCGTCGTCGGGCTGCGGCTTGAGGCTCAACGAGGATGCCCACAGGTAGGTCAGGGTTTTGTTTGCCTTGTCCACGTCGAATCCGCGTTCTTCACGGATATGCCAGGTGTAGTAACTGTGGGTGGCCATCGCGACCAGGCAGCTGGCGGCAATGTGCGGGTCCAGATCACGCGGAGTGAGACCCTGCTCTTGAAAACGTTCGATAGACCGCCTGATCCGGCCTTCGGCGCGACGGCGGCCGGTGATGCGGTACTCCCTGACCTCGTCGTCGTACGAGGCGGCTTCCTCGTAGAGTTCGAACATACGCAGGTTCGCCAGGTAGGTGTCGTAGAACTGACGGTTACCGCGCTCGATCCGTTGAATGACAGTCAGGTGCGACCAGTCGTCGCCGGATACCCGGAGGTAGATCTGCTCGCTGAAGTCGGCGACGACCGCGCGAAAGATCGCTTGTTTCGACTCGAAATAGGTGTAGAAACTGCCGTGAGATACGTTGGCCTGTTCGGCGATATCCACTACTCGCGCTCTGATGAATCCTTCACGCTCGAAAACGATTCTGGCCGCGTCCAGTAGTCGCCGGCGGGTCCGCACCGCCTTGGCGCTGAGTTCGCGAACGTCGCCGTCAGGGACCGCCGACTGCGGCATGTGGTCGCTCCTAGGTAGCTATTTTCGACGATGCGCAGGTGCACCGCCCATTGATTATCGGTCAGTCGATGCGCGTCGATGCCCGGTGGTCGGTCAACTGGCGGGGGTGCGCTTTTTTCGCGTGCGGGTCGCCGGTGCCGGCCTCGCCAGGGATTGATAGAAGGCGTCGTCCTCCGGCTCCGCGCGCAGTCCGAGGCTCGCCGCCCACAGGTAGGTCATGGTTCGTAACGCAAGCTCGGTGTCATAGCCGCGCTCTTCGCGGATATGCCAGGAGTAGAAGCTGTGTGTCGCCATGGCTGCCAAGCAGCTGGCCGCGATCTCCGCGTCCAGGTCAGCGGGCGTGAGTCCCAGGCTTTGGAACCGCTCGATCGCCTTACGCACGCCGCCTTCGGCGTTCTTGCGTCCGGCGATTCGGTGCTCGCGCACTTCGGTGTCGTACGAGGCAGCTTCCTCGTACAACTCGAACATCCGTCGATTTGCGAGGTACGTCTGGTAGAACTTTCGGTTCCCGGCCTCGACCTGCTGAATCGGCGTCAACTCGTCGGAATGTCTGCCCAGGTCGTACACGTAGAGTTGGGTGAAGTCGGCAACCACCGCGCGGAAAATCTGCTGCTTGGACTCGTAGTACGTGTAGAAGCTGCCGTGGGACACCGACGCCTCCTTGGCGATGTCGACAACCCGGGCTTTCAAGAACCCATCACGCTCGAAGACTTTTCTGGCGGCGTCGAGCAGCCGACGACGCGTTCGGACCGCCTTAGCACTGAGCACGCGGTCGTCGGCGTAAGGGCTGGGCGACTGGGACATCTGATCTTCTCCTTCTGGTGGCGGTGAGACCGCCGCTCTCGAAGCGTGCCGTACTGGTCAATTATCGGCGCGGGCACCCAGCACACGCGCCGGCGACGGTCAGCACGCTGGTTCTGGGGCCCGATACCGGAAAGTGATCCACGACAAGTATTGACACCGACATCAATTTCAGGTGACAGTGACATCGGTTTCAAATTGAGCTGCGAGTCACAGATGGAGTTTGGTGAATGACAGAGATGGTCAGATCGCGCGCCGGCACCGACATCGCGCAAGCGCTCTTCGAGCCGAGTTCGATCGCGATCGTCGGGGCGTCGTCACGACTCGGGTCGGTATCGAGTCGGCCGCTGGAGTTGCTCAAGCAGCACGGGTATCAGGGCGACATCTACCCGGTTAACCCGCGATACGAGACGTTGCACGATCTCCGCTGCTATCCGGACCTCACCACGATCGATCAACCCGTTGATCTGGTGCTCTCACTTGTTCCCGCCGCCGCGACGCTCGACGTGGTGCGCGACGCCGGACGCGTCGGAGCGAGCCTGGTGATCGTGTTCGCTTCAGGCTTTGCCGAAACCGGCGAGGCAGGTGCGGCGATGCAGCAGGCACTGCTCGACGAGGCCCACAAGTCCGGGGTGCGTGTGCTCGGACCGAACTGCCAAGGAAGCATCAATCCCGCCGGTGGTGTGTTCGCGACCTTCACGCCCGCTGCCCAGCGCACCATCACCGGCGGGAGCTCGGTGGCGTACGTCGGGCAGAGCGGCGCGGTCGGCGGGTCTGTGCTGGATATGGCCACCGAACTCGGGCTCTCGCTGGACGCGTGGGCAGCCACCGGCAACCAGGCAGATATCGATCTCGTAGAGGTGGCGCAGTCACTGGTCGACGGGGACCGGATCGCCACGATCCTGCTGTATGCCGAAGGTATTGCCGACGGCACCCGGTTTGTGAATCTGTGCAAATCGGCACAGCAACGCCAGAAACGGCTTGTACTGCTGCGATCGGGAAAATCGGCGGTCGGCAAACGTGCCGCGGCCTCCCACACAGGGGCGATGCTTGGCGACGATGCGGCGCTGATCGCCACGGCCGCACAGTACGGCGTCCTGCTGGTAGATGATGTCGACGAACTCCTTGCGGTCGGCACGATGCTTTCGAAGCACCGGCAGTTGCGCGGTCGCCGAATTGGTGTGATCACCACGTCCGGCGGGGCCGGGATCCTGCTTGCCGACCATTGCGAAGTACACCGGTTGGCGGTGCCTGAGCTGACCGCCGGGACCCAACAGCAGCTTGCCGAACTGGTGCCGGCATTCGGCGCAACCACCAATCCGGTGGATGTCACCGCCCAGATCCTCAACACACCCACCGCCTTCGAGGATTTCGCCGGTGTCTGCCGCACCGTCGCCGACGACCCACACATCGACGGCGTCGCTGTCGTGCTGACCATGGTCACTGGGGATCGCGCGGTGAAGTTGGCGCATGCGTTAGTCGATACCGTAAACGCGGGATTCGGAAAGCCGTTATGGGTCACCTGGCTCGCCAGCCCGAGCCAGACCGCGGACGGTCGCACGATCCTGCGGGATGCGGGAATCCCGGTGTTCGACGCCACGGGAGCACTCGCATTGACTGTGGCGCGAGTAGCCCCCGAGAACGAATCGAACTCGCCGGACGGGGAGGTCTCGCCGAACGAACGGGCGGCGGCCGCGCTCGAGGACCGGATCGCCGGTAGGTCAGCGGTATCGCACCTGCTCGCCGCCCTCGGGATCACCACGCCCGCATCGTTCGAGGTAACCGACGGTGCCGAAGCAGAACGCGCGGTGACGACCCACGGCGGCCGACGGTACGCGTTCAAGACCGCCTCGAAGGAGATCGCACACAAGTCGGAGATCGGCGGTGTGCTGCTCGACGTTGAGCCGGTCGATGCGCGCGACGCCTACGACCGCATCACCCGCGCGGTGGCCGCCCACGGCTACGACGATTCCACCCGGGTACAGATCCAACAGATGGTCCCGCAGGGTGTGGAGTTGCTTATCGGCGCAACTGTCGGCGGGGACGGCTTTCCACCGCTGATCACCGTCGGCAGCGGTGGAACTGCCACCGAGCTCTACCGCGATGTCTCCACCCGCGTGGCTCCGGTATCCGACGAGACCGCACTGCAGATGATCCAGAGCTTGCAGATCTGGCCGCTGCTCGACGGGTTCCGCGGGATGCCGCGACGAGATGTGGCCGCGGCTGCGGCAGCCGTCAGCGCCGTAAGCCGGATGATCGCCGCTTTCCCCGACGAGGCGCTCGAGCTCGAGATCAACCCGCTCGTGGTCGCAGCGTGCGGTGAGGGAGCAATCGCCGTCGACCTGCTGATCCAGACGGCTGGAGGCGCCACCTGATCGGTCTCTATTCGACCTGGCAACGAATCCACCAACTCAGAGGAAACCACATGGGACGCATTGCGCTCGAAAAACAGGACGGCATCGCCGTCATCACCATCGATTCGCCGGAGGTCAAGAACGGCCTGACTCCCGAGATGGGCCGA
The Cumulibacter soli genome window above contains:
- a CDS encoding TetR/AcrR family transcriptional regulator; translation: MPQSAVPDGDVRELSAKAVRTRRRLLDAARIVFEREGFIRARVVDIAEQANVSHGSFYTYFESKQAIFRAVVADFSEQIYLRVSGDDWSHLTVIQRIERGNRQFYDTYLANLRMFELYEEAASYDDEVREYRITGRRRAEGRIRRSIERFQEQGLTPRDLDPHIAASCLVAMATHSYYTWHIREERGFDVDKANKTLTYLWASSLSLKPQPDDDPFYQSLGTTAASG
- a CDS encoding ABC transporter ATP-binding protein — encoded protein: MTSSALSQRPGTARSQLLTGVRCRLLCAIGVHAIATVAGVLPLLALIELARAVDSGRTEDLTAWIALGIGAAVSRALVLPVAFTLSHRADADLQQSLRRRITNHLSKLPLRYFDDASSASIKRVASDDVGALHHLIGHALLDITALAVAPIAVIIILLITAPVLAPVALIPVIAGIWLNRRSLARIGATMPTYQRAVGELDAASTELVRAIASVRLYGGENRVHSRFDEARIGYAGFIHQWARDLTGALTRNHLAFSPLTSMAVVASLGAALWAWGITDWVSVAAAVLLSPALGAPFLPLGFALQDVMRGRAALARIAAFLNLPTIRNSAVLPAPTAGQQVTIHIEDVGVAYGEHQAVAGVSMTLQPGTVTALVGRSGSGKSTIAQVVAGLRPASSGRVLLDRTDYVDLDESDIVARVAWVPPDPRLLRASVGENISLAMPSASPDQIERAARSAHIHDRILELPAGYDTMLGDGTELSGGQAQRVCLARALLAQRPVLVLDEATSALDGDTQNDVLASLADAQSGRTVLIVAHRLRTVRDADEIVVLERGQILERGTHDDLLAASGHYWRLWNEQQAVVA
- a CDS encoding NAD(P)/FAD-dependent oxidoreductase; this translates as MYDVLIVGAGPAGLNAAMVLGRQRRDVLVVDSGTPRNAPAKEMHMFLGRDGTDPADLRADGRAELAAYPSVRIQEGFVHTATGAADDFRAILADGSEVHAKRILLASGLIDHFPNIPGLRERFGSTVRHCPFCHGWESRDQPLAVLGGSTTAAMQARYIADRFSTDVVLTTNGPVDADANVLSSLAIHDIRVDERSIARLDGEGDLRIVYTDGDVLKRVAMFAFPSTTPQSAIGEQLGARLTPGGSVIVDPFGRSSVPGLSAAGDAAQAEVLSGPPSSVIASAGAGASTAMWLEQELFRSSLNITLPA
- a CDS encoding TetR/AcrR family transcriptional regulator, which encodes MSQSPSPYADDRVLSAKAVRTRRRLLDAARKVFERDGFLKARVVDIAKEASVSHGSFYTYYESKQQIFRAVVADFTQLYVYDLGRHSDELTPIQQVEAGNRKFYQTYLANRRMFELYEEAASYDTEVREHRIAGRKNAEGGVRKAIERFQSLGLTPADLDAEIAASCLAAMATHSFYSWHIREERGYDTELALRTMTYLWAASLGLRAEPEDDAFYQSLARPAPATRTRKKRTPAS
- a CDS encoding ATP-binding cassette domain-containing protein; translation: MTAAGRSIRTSQSAGGTHDLTDLRRAPGIRRAFLVLLAAAVAQGVGIAAILPFFHAIADERSVLPALAALLGLWLAWGVLQAVGIALARSHGYALAGPLQQRIGAHVSLVPPGSLSGPAVGTVSRLAVGDVMNLITRPAHLLDPLTCSVVIPVTALTAAAFVEPVLGLCALVLLPLVLAAHRWCGARVERSDNELHEAAAEATAHLIELAELQPVLRSAGRADDPQGRVGQALDEVDRRTRRMLRSAIPGLAGYTVVVQIMTALLVALIGVAALNGWIDAASILVLAVLVVRTGEQLLHAGEHAGASRLAAAAQRRIDDFLATPKLPEPAREPVTTRTATPPAVDRCAARNETRAAEMPQDTQVSSQPTDSPTASGPPPAPDRPLRTNGVAVSLEDVSVVYADGTEALRDLSIDIPAGAIVALVGASGAGKSTIVQLLTRMLDPTSGAVRLDGVDLRDLGSAGVAQLVAPVFQQTYLFDDTLRANIALGRPGATAAEIQAAGRVAGLDEVVARLPSGWDASVGEGGMLLSSGERQRVAIARAVLKRAPLLVLDEFTSVLDARTEAEVIAALAAAVDGSTVVIVTHSPAVIAAADTVITITSPDNATPQLSTQH
- a CDS encoding acetate--CoA ligase family protein; amino-acid sequence: MTEMVRSRAGTDIAQALFEPSSIAIVGASSRLGSVSSRPLELLKQHGYQGDIYPVNPRYETLHDLRCYPDLTTIDQPVDLVLSLVPAAATLDVVRDAGRVGASLVIVFASGFAETGEAGAAMQQALLDEAHKSGVRVLGPNCQGSINPAGGVFATFTPAAQRTITGGSSVAYVGQSGAVGGSVLDMATELGLSLDAWAATGNQADIDLVEVAQSLVDGDRIATILLYAEGIADGTRFVNLCKSAQQRQKRLVLLRSGKSAVGKRAAASHTGAMLGDDAALIATAAQYGVLLVDDVDELLAVGTMLSKHRQLRGRRIGVITTSGGAGILLADHCEVHRLAVPELTAGTQQQLAELVPAFGATTNPVDVTAQILNTPTAFEDFAGVCRTVADDPHIDGVAVVLTMVTGDRAVKLAHALVDTVNAGFGKPLWVTWLASPSQTADGRTILRDAGIPVFDATGALALTVARVAPENESNSPDGEVSPNERAAAALEDRIAGRSAVSHLLAALGITTPASFEVTDGAEAERAVTTHGGRRYAFKTASKEIAHKSEIGGVLLDVEPVDARDAYDRITRAVAAHGYDDSTRVQIQQMVPQGVELLIGATVGGDGFPPLITVGSGGTATELYRDVSTRVAPVSDETALQMIQSLQIWPLLDGFRGMPRRDVAAAAAAVSAVSRMIAAFPDEALELEINPLVVAACGEGAIAVDLLIQTAGGAT